CcgcacacaaaacaacaaggcATACCAGTCCTTTGTTTTGCTCTTTCACGAGAGACCAGATTCACTTAATCCTTCTATTATCGGCCATCCTTGATTAACCATAACACAAAAGCATAACACCTTACGGGAGTGTAATAGGTTGCTCGACCCGATGCCTAATTTCCAGAGTGATGTGACATCAACAGtcgaaagaaaaacaatggtcaCATGATCCTCCATCTTCGCTGCGATTGGCCAGTTGTCCTTTGGTCCTCTAAATAGTTTCTGTTGATTGGTTAAGCAGATTCTCCACCATTGACGGCTGCATAGGGTACACTTAATATGCTTTACGGTGTATGCCGAATGTGTCCAGGGGAAGCGGAGTCAGCATTTTCTATGAAGAAATTGTCCCCACACGTTTTTTGAAACTCGGGATTTGCTGTTAAAAATTGAAGCGCTGCAGGTGGAATTAAAGAAATGCTACCCAAATAGTTCAATCACATAAACAGCCAAAAACTTTTGcatcaaaattaaataaaaccacttgtgcGTATTCAAATAGTTATAGCGAGTTTAGTAACTAATGCGAGTGCCTGTGGGACTCACAACACTAATTATGGACATTTTAAGAAGGAATATTTACGGCATTGACCGACAGAGGGCAGATAAGATAGAATTCGTCAGGTCTAAAGAGATACCGCAAAACTAGCGAAGAAGACATGGAACTAATCTCATTTCACACTACTCGTCTATAACACCTACTAATAACAACTTAATACCATGATGTTTGGTGTTGGTTAAACGGTTAATGACCGCTTGTGTAGAAAGGAAGCGGCAGACGACACCCAGACAGGTAATTGATTGAGTCGCAGCCTGAGTAGACTGTGATGGGGACCGCTAGCATGTGTTAGCCACGGCAGGCTAGTATTAAGAGAGGTTGGTGCCGccgtttaaaaatgtaaaaatgtaaaagataaattctaattcaaacagcagtagcCTGTACCAGTTCTTTTCTTATTGGCTAAGTTTTCATTCTCCAAATGTAGGTTAAGACAGATGTTGCGTTTAAAAGGCGGTGGTTCTTCAGAGGCTAGGACATGTGATACTACCAGTTACACCGTGCTGTCTGGCTTGAAACTCACTATTTGTGCTGTACTTTTCTCTCTTGAATGACAGGACACTGGAGCCATGGCAGCTGCACAGTCTGTGCTAACGTTTGCAGTGTGCGTCCTCGTGATAACAGAGCTGATACTTGCCAAGAAGGACTACTATGACATACTGGGAGTGCCTAAAGGGGCCACAGAGCGCCAGATAaagaaggctttccacaagctTGCAAAGAAATATCACCCAGATAAGAACAAGAGCCCTGATGCTGAAGTGAGATTTAGGGAAATTGCTGGAGGTACagctgatttgtttattttggcgTATTTTGGGAAAATTCGTAGTTATCTGGCATGTCTTGGATATGATTGTTATTGTAATGTAGCGTTTTAATTCACTATCAAACAGGAAAATTGATATTTAGACTgttaaaatttatatttatgaGTGACAAATGAAATGTGAACAGTACAATGTGTGAATCTGatattactactactaataataataattaatgataaGGAACACTGATGCATGTTGGGGTTTTCTTGGTGGCACATGTTGATCCAATGGATAAGTTTGTCCTTTAATTGATCACCAATTACCTATATTACAGTTTGGTTAGTCATGCCTTTAGTCGGGGCTTTTTCAGCCACACCTTTTTTAATGTTGAGATAATAAAACTCCCTCACTTTGACtgaattttgtgtttctgtatttCTGTGCAGCTTATGAAACTTTATCAGATGAGGCAAGAAGAAGCGAGTATGATCAGTTCGGGGACACTGACGCGTACTTCGATGGGGAGACGCAAGGCAAACACAGACAAGGTGCCCACCAACCTTTCACCTTCAGTTTTGATGACATATTTAAGGACTTTGACATCTACAGCCAGAACAGACACGCCCGTCACCGAAGACACTTTGATGAACACTCCAGGTCCCACAGCAGACATAAAAGACACTTTCAAGGTGGTTTTGGAGCCGGGGTTATCAATGATATGTTTGATGATATTGAGAGAATGTTTACTTTTGACAGACACACCAAACAGACTGAAAACCGGTTTCATGGTACGTCGAAACAGCACTGTAGAACAGTAACGCAACGCAGAGGTAATATGGTAACTACTTACACAGACTGCACTGCATCATAGGGTGCAATGtaaatggcttaaaaaaatgcCTTAAAAGCATACaacatatttgtatttttcaagTTGAAGAAAGCCAGTTGGTTCAAAATACTGTGAAGCGTGAACATTTGTGTTAAGCACTGACATTCAGGAATGACAGGCACTGAATAAACAGGCAATTTAGcttagttttaaaatgaaataagctATCTTTTTCCAACATATTTCCAGCATATTTTCACTTGTGAGTGATTGTTGTAGTTTTTTGCTTAGTGGTGAAGTAAGCAGTTTTGTCAGTATTTTTTCCAAGCACCTTCTTTTGATAATGAAGTTTAAAAACATTATCTTGTTACaattgtggaaaaataaataacataaaatttaagaaaaaaaatatatgttgcTCAATATTGCACAAAAATGTATGTGTTACGAGTTTGCCTACCACTATTTTGTACAGGTTCTTTGTAAAGGGTTTGTTATTTTAACTCCACAATCACATATACTGGCAGAAACAGTGGCAGCCAGCAGTGTTTTGCTTGCAGCTGTCAAATGAGCAGAAACAAAAAACCTGTAAACCTCCACATGTTGGTTTGTCTAacttgtgttttggagtttttacttgaaataataaaatattcttgTACTCTACAATGCTGGACCTTTTATGAACACTATGATCATGAAATTACAGCCAGTTCAACATGAAAGAAATTGGTTGATAGCTGGAAAGCCAAAAATACAAGTAAGAGAGGATTGTTTGGGACTTGGATTTAAGTGGAAATTGCTTCATCTAGCCTCAAGATAATTTGTCAGATACAAATGATGTtgattcaaataaaatatgtttcacaaaGGTTTTGCAGGCCTAGCAGTGGTTCTCTGATTCACTGAGACCCACAATGTTTCTGACATGTATTACACAACATACCACAACAATGTATTGCCTCCAATATTCATTAATCATTAATAACTAAAGTTTATATTTAAAGAAGTCAGCACAATAGTATCAGCAAACGCTAGTATGCTGAACTTAACAtactcatttttttaatttgagttGTCATAAATTAAAACGCTTCCTTAttgcttaaaaataaattgtcAATGTTGCATCAGTCTGGTTGTGTTATTTCCATTAAAAACGTGTTGTTGTGTTAGGGTATGTGTAAAGTAAATTGTGGAAGGACTGTTAAAACTGAACTACCTCGGAAGCATATAGGCTTTTAATGCCTCTTGTGTACTACAAGCATCAGTGCTGGTTGAGTTTAACACTGTTAATATTCCTCATTAGTTCACTCCTGTATGAAGTGCACTTGACACTCTGCTATAATGTAGTAAAATAAGCAATAGCCAGGGCATAATAAAATGTCCAGACAAAACTTTGAATTAGAATTTAATTTTTGTCTGTGTTCCTATAAATATTTTGACGCTCACCGTGGTTACTGTTGCGTTGCgggaaaaataattattattgtgGGAGTACGGCTCACGATGTAGCCTCTAGGAAATGTAGTTCGGCAACAATCGAATCCCGAGAAAGAGGCGTAGCTGCGTTTGACTGTCGTGAACGTCAAGTCCCATAATGCAACTGTGACTAACTACGTGCGTAGATGTCCGATCCGAAGACAAACCAGTAGCTTTTAGCTGCGGGACATTGAATGACTTTGTACCCGTGTGCGTTAAGAAAGTTCTCTGTTTGACAGGTTTAGAATCGGCGCTAATGGAGGCACTTATACCTGTCATAAACAAGCTGCAAGACGTATTTACAACTGTCGGCGCAGACACAATCCAACTGCCGCAGATAGTTGTTGTGGGAACACAGGTGAGAGACGTCACTTTGCTTGAAAGCTAACTTTTAGTTAGCCTGCAGCAACTTATTGTTTTGACTCTTTGTTTTCACCgcagtttttctttcactttcacgCAGACACAGTACTATTAACTGTCCATAAAAGCATAACGtggatttttaattgttttagttTACTGCCATAGTAAACTAAGCAGGGTTACGGTTGACAGTAGTAGTAGTACAGTAGTGTTTATCCACATGTTCTAGCCTTGTGGTTAGTCTCCAGAAAACAAAATCAAGTGCTGTTTTTCTTAATCTAGTTACATAAACAATTTGACCAGCCGTCTGTCgtttttatggaaaacacaattTGTACTTACGACTTTATGAATAACCTAGACTAAATTTAAGTTTGCCAATTTCTGAAGAACACCTATCTACAACTAGTGCATCCCATCAGTATTTTATCTGGCAATTCTTTAGAGATTTAATATACTATTAGTTATATTTATCGCATCTTTGTTAATATTACAGCGGTGAACAATTAATTAAAAACGTCTTTCACCCTACTGTACCCAAGTGCAATTTAGCAGCACCACAAAAACTATTACTGACATGAAGTCAACATCTATAATACAGTTTCTCACTACCTTGTGGAGTAGTGAGACATTGAAGCCTAAGTGGTTTAAAGTGGGAGGTTTTGCCTAAGGCTAATGGGATGTGACTGTCTCAGACGTATTGGCAGGGATGTGAGGGTGTTAGAGTAAAACCAGGCAAGCCAAAGGATGTTTTTGACCCATTAAGACCGGATGCAACATGCTTGTGTCTGTTCTTTTAATCTTTGTCCTTGTCAATGCTCTGCTTCAGTTAAGAGCAGCTCAGAGATTACACTGAAGGttttaataattgttttttgtgtgtgtgtcttgtccATCATTAGACCGACTTATAGCAGTCAGATCAACTTTAGGTTTACTGCTACAGCTGCTGCTCCTACTGTGGAAGATTACCTGGCCGTTTATGTGCATTTTGCTAGCTATGTGAAGTATTTCACTTTACACACAGTTTCGTTAGAGATGACTCAACTACAAACTGAATCAAGCCTACAGCGCTATGCAAGTGTCTCCTTAAATATTGAAGAATCTGGGCAAGTGGAGAATAAAAGAAATCGTCACAGGCCTAAAAACCTACCTGTAGCAGATgcacagtatctgaaagtcatgtccttaagaaatagggtAAAAGTCCAGCAgtgacctgagagatgcatctggctctTCAGTTGATACATCTAGTGTTCACCAATCAGAAatggtggctgtcaagaagcattTCTTAAGGAACTGAAAAAGGTAGAAAGGCTGAGCTATGCCAACATTAcacaaaaactgaactgaaaatcagcAGGTCTTCAATTTCAAATCATTCAAATCCtactcctgaagactacttaaagaaattgcaaGAAAGTTTGCCttagagagttcaggctgtgaagaagaataaaggtggtcatatgaAAGTTTGACTTTAAAGCTCATTAGAATTTTACAAATTCTGTTTCTGCCTTATGTACTGTGTTTCCATATATTTTTGCAGGTTTAAATAATCGTTGCATTTATTTCCTCCTTTCCATGTAAAACATAAAGGAATGAGGGGTGGCTTGAGACTTTCACACAGTCCTGTATCAATGGAAACACCATCCCTTATACTGGTGTTAATGCATTATAGCGCTTCCCTCCTGTGTAGACAAAAATAGTGCACAGGTTAAAAAACTTGAATGTTTGTCAGAACTCCAAACTTTAGTTCCTAAATTAATACTAGTTCCTCTACTAATGCCTGAAAACATTTGTTCAGCGAAAATGGGCTTTAAAAAATAGTGTAATGCTAACCTCTCATGGGGCTTCCTGTGTGAGAGTATTGGTTCATGTACAGCAAATAGAATCAGACCAAAGTGATGCTTTTTGCTGTTTCTGACCATGTAATTAAAAATGATGTTCGATTAAATGAAGCCCTGATTAACCACACcggtaaaatacatttattatggtcgggaggtttttcttttgtgtggggcACCAAAATCTCGTCTGTGAATGCAAAACTCTGTGTCAGttaagaggttttttttctgtatgctGAAAACAACTTTTTCTGGCCAATGAATGAGTCATTCATACTTGAGCCTTTTATATGAGGTGATTTTGTTCTCCACCCAAAAGGAGGGAGTGTGTAATTGGGTTTGTTTGACTGTTTGTTACCAGTCTGGTGTCCAGTTTTCTAAGTACTGTGTTTAAATTTTGCATGGTGGTAGATACCAATAAAAGCTCGAGCTGATTTAATTTTGGTGAAAATCGGGTCAAGATTACGCCCTTTGGGGGgagttttgttgtttatgaTCTTGTTGTTGTTACTTTCTACAGAGCAGCGGGAAGAGTTCGGTTTTGGAGAGCCTGGTTGGCAGGGATATTCTGCCACGAGGGACTGGTGTTGTCACACGCCGGCCTCTCGTCCTCCAGCTAGTGCACATCGACCAAGAAGACCGCAGAAAACCCACAGAAGAGAATGGTAACATAACTGTCCCCTCTTCTAATTTTTATGTCgaaaatgaacatttatatttttctaaataGTTAGTTTTAAAGTCAactttttacacattttcagCCTTTGGTGTTTTCTAACGCATTTTTCAGACTGGCATTTGTTTAGTAGTTGGATTAGTCCACTATGCTTCCAATTTTCTGACAAAATTTACAgctttaataaaatgtaaaataaagggAGCTCTTTAAACAGATTCTTAATTGCTTTTTATTGTTAGAGCAGTTAGAGTGACTTCGTATTGATGGTGTTATTATCTCTGATTGAGAACAGATGCCACCCGCTtctcagtaaaaaacaaaaacaaggaacTGAAATGTGCCAAGATCCTGCGTGTAGTTTGTCCTGCCCTCTGGGAATGACTGCAGAGTTactctgcattactgcagagtCTCATGCAGGGGCTGCAGATTGCCGAGTTAACTCTTTTCTCTCCTGTCGTCTCTCTTTAACTGCAGAATCCAAGAAAAACGGACGCCTTTACAAAGGTCTCCTTTTCCCATGTTCTGTATCCCACTGTGTTTGTATCTTATGTAATCAGCCCCCCCACCGAATCCAACGCTCCCCACCACCCATCTCTTTTCTGTATTTGTCCCCATCTTGctttgtatttgtatagctTTTCCAAAACTGCAAAACCATGTGGCTTCATCTCATGCCCTTCCGCCCAAATAGGCTGGTGTCTGTCATTTGAAGTTTGTTAGAGAGAGTTGGCATATTCTGGTCAAAAAATATACAATTGTGTTGAAAATAATTATAAGGGCCTCATAGAGCAGCTTCCTTCAGATGAACAACAGACCCCAACCTGTTGATTATTGCATCAAAAATCAGCttactttgatttgttttgattttttaaatagccTTTCTAGGTTTCTGCTTTCCAGAATGcactttatttttgctttaggTTATTTACTTCCTTTACTGTTATGTGAGAACAGCTCTTCAGCTGTGGCGCCTTCTCCTCTGAAGAGTTTATCTTTCACATCCTTGCCggcagaaaacacatttaaatcagGGATGTAATAATAGTAACGTTTGTCTCAAGGCCACATCTATCACGTAATCTGTATCTAAAACATCTGTCCTCGACTTTGTATTTCTGCAGGCATCGATGGAGAAGAATGGGGCAAATTCCTACACACCAAAAACAAGGTAGACTTTTCAGCCTATTCTCCACAAGGTTAACACTCTCATGCCCATGCTGTACTGTGTATTAGAAACATCtgaatatttcaaatacaaagGTGAAAAAAGACACATCTTTGTTCTTTGCCCCATATTTACTTTGACACATATGCATTGAACAGGACGACATTTTCTGGTTTTGCGGCATGCCTCAAATGTAAAACATGTTACAGGATCAGGCACACACACCCTTTCAGCTgctaaaaatatctttttggCCACAGGGCTAATGTCCTCCAAAGCTACATTGTGTCTTTTTCTGAGTTTCATTTACTGTAGTTCTTCATGTTTGAACAAATAAGCTCTTATGAGGTGCTGAGAGCCTCGTGATATCAATTGGATTTTCTCAggatttctttgtaagtgttcCCTGTCATGTACTTTCTGCTCCTCCCAGCTGTCCTTGTCTTTTCAGTGTCaacaaatgctttttaaaattaatgttgcTCATTCTTACCCCCTTAATATTCATGGTTAAATCATCTTTTCAGATCTACGCAGATTTTGAGGAAATCAGACACGAAATCGAGACAGAAACGGAACGAATTTCTGGCAGTAACAAAGTGAGTGTCAAACATGAATGGAGAAAATGGATGAGCTTTAAATGTCCACACCAACCTGAAAGGTGCTTTATTATGTTTGCAGGGAATTAGCGATGAACCCATTCACCTAAAAATCTTCTCTCCACAAGTTGTGAATCTCACATTAGTGGATCTTCCTGGCATCACCAAGGTAAGACAAGTTTGCTAAGCTATTTGTACGTTTTATAACAGGAACTAGGAAGCATATTGATCCATATTGTACATTAGctgatttaatgattttttctttctccttgctCATGTATCTCTGTCCAGGTCACATTCATTGATTATTCAGATGAAAGCTAGTTACATGTAGCTTGAAAGGACTGATAAGTGTTAAATAAATGTGCTTACATGAGTAGTTATGTGGTTGTAGGCTTTAATACCCCACTGCTATTTATTAATCAGCTGTGGTCATCTGCCATGGATAAAGTCTACTTGTATTTGTTAAAACAGGTACCAGTGGGCGATCAGCCAAAAGACATAGAGATCCAGATCAGAGAGCTGATTTTAAAGTATATCTCCAACCCCAATTCAATCATCTTGGCTGTGACTGCTGCCAACACAGATATGGCGACATCAGAGGCTCTCAAGGTGGCCCGTGAGGTTGACCCTGATGGTAAATGGCATCCCTGTTTTGCTTTggtttcctcttctctcctggTTGTTTTTAGTTAAATCAGCACaagcatttattttcatttctccCTCACACGtgctctttgcttttctttcctcagcAGTGGTTTTTTTAACATTGGGTTTGTGCGTTCTGTGTTTAGGTAGGAGGACGCTAGCAGTGATAACCAAGCTTGACCTGATGGATGCTGGTACGGACGCCATGGATGTCCTGATGGGCAGAGTCATCCCTGTTAAACTGGGCATTATTGGAGTAGTAAACAGGTATCGGTGCAGTGAGTGGTCACACAAGGCAAAACTGCGCCTTTTAAGTTCAACTCAGCCTCatagttatttttgtttgtgcactTGATCAGGAGCCAGTTGGATATCAATCAGAAGAAGCTGGTGGCAGATTCTATTCGAGATGAACATGCATTCTTACAAAAGAAGTACCCCTCCCTCGCAAACAGAAATGGAACCAAATATCTGGCTAGAACATTGAACAGGTATGAAAGTGATAcattatgtatgtatttaaatttgaaatattgaccttttttttaGCCTAATTGTTTGAGTTTTAGTCCCTTCCTGACAAGATGAAACAGCACTGGCTACACTAGTCCGTAACAAGCCTGCCGACTTCCTTTCTTATTATCACAGGTTACTGATGCACCACATCAGAGACTGTCTCCCTGAGCTGAAGACGAGGATCAATGTGCTGGCAGCGCAGTATCAGTCTTTACTCAACAGTTACGGTGAACCTGTCGAGGATAAGAGTGCCACGTTGCTGCAGATTATCACCAAGTTTGCTGCAGAGTACTGCAACACAATAGAGGGCACGGCCAAGTACATCGAGACAGCTGAACTGTGAGTTACACAACTCTAAACTGCATTTACTTTGTTATGCCACCAAGGGGCGCTAGCATCATACTTTCCTTAATGAAAGCCCATTCTGCATCTGAGTGTGCTTTAATGTGGTCCTTTCTCCTCCTCAGGTGTGGTGGAGCACGGATTTGTTATATATTCCACGAGACGTTCGGTCGCACGTTGGAGTCAGTCGATCCTCTGGGTGGTCTGACAACCATTGACGTGCTCACTGCAATCAGAAATGCAACGGTTGGTTTCTGTGACATCCGTTGATTTGATAGTCTTAAAAGGCACTTTTTTCAAAGCTTACACTTTAATTGCCTTTGTCAGGGCCCGAGGCCGGCTCTGTTTGTGCCCGAGGTTTCGTTTGAGTTGCTCGTGAAGCGGCAGGTCAAGCGTCTGGAAGAGCCCAGCCTGCGCTGCGTGGAGCTCGTTCACGAGGAGATGCAGAGGATCATCCAGCACTGCAGTAACTACAGCACGCAGGTCAGACACGCCCTCACCAGCGACTAAAGCACAGAGGTGTGCTGTAATTGCCGAAGGTTGTAACATTAGGCTTTCATTTTGATTGATTGTTCATCATCTCTGCAGGAGTTACTGAGGTTTCCAAAGCTTCATGATGCTATAGTAGAGGTGGTCACATCCCTTCTCAGAAAAAGGCTCCCAGTCACAAATGAAATGGTCAGGAACTCCTCACACTTGTGGTATTTATAAAGGAAGTTAACAAACAGCCCCTAATCTGAAAAACCTATTTTCTGAATCGATTTTCAGGTACATAACTTGGTTGCCATTGAGCTGGCGTATATCAACACCAAACACCCCGACTTTGCTGATGCCAGTGGCCTTATGAACAACAACATCGAAGTAAGAGATTGGCCACtactttcatttacatt
This Astatotilapia calliptera chromosome 7, fAstCal1.2, whole genome shotgun sequence DNA region includes the following protein-coding sequences:
- the dnajb9a gene encoding dnaJ homolog subfamily B member 9a, whose translation is MTACVERKRQTTPRQDTGAMAAAQSVLTFAVCVLVITELILAKKDYYDILGVPKGATERQIKKAFHKLAKKYHPDKNKSPDAEVRFREIAGAYETLSDEARRSEYDQFGDTDAYFDGETQGKHRQGAHQPFTFSFDDIFKDFDIYSQNRHARHRRHFDEHSRSHSRHKRHFQGGFGAGVINDMFDDIERMFTFDRHTKQTENRFHGTSKQHCRTVTQRRGNMVTTYTDCTAS
- the dnm1l gene encoding dynamin-1-like protein isoform X1 produces the protein MEALIPVINKLQDVFTTVGADTIQLPQIVVVGTQSSGKSSVLESLVGRDILPRGTGVVTRRPLVLQLVHIDQEDRRKPTEENESKKNGRLYKGIDGEEWGKFLHTKNKIYADFEEIRHEIETETERISGSNKGISDEPIHLKIFSPQVVNLTLVDLPGITKVPVGDQPKDIEIQIRELILKYISNPNSIILAVTAANTDMATSEALKVAREVDPDGRRTLAVITKLDLMDAGTDAMDVLMGRVIPVKLGIIGVVNRSQLDINQKKLVADSIRDEHAFLQKKYPSLANRNGTKYLARTLNRLLMHHIRDCLPELKTRINVLAAQYQSLLNSYGEPVEDKSATLLQIITKFAAEYCNTIEGTAKYIETAELCGGARICYIFHETFGRTLESVDPLGGLTTIDVLTAIRNATGPRPALFVPEVSFELLVKRQVKRLEEPSLRCVELVHEEMQRIIQHCSNYSTQELLRFPKLHDAIVEVVTSLLRKRLPVTNEMVHNLVAIELAYINTKHPDFADASGLMNNNIEEQRRNRLRDLPSAVPRDKSLRGPGGQSLSPTETSAHEGEVTKGAASVSQSSSVSDQTDSGTGNWRSMVRKGEEIPAGDRAMPQPLITASPQKGYAVNLLDVPVPVSRKLSAREQRDCEVIERLIKSYFLIVRKNIQDSVPKAVMHFLVNHVKDCLQSELVGQLYKTTLLSDLLTESEDMAQRRNEAADMLKALQKASQVIAEIRETHLW
- the dnm1l gene encoding dynamin-1-like protein isoform X2, translated to MEALIPVINKLQDVFTTVGADTIQLPQIVVVGTQSSGKSSVLESLVGRDILPRGTGVVTRRPLVLQLVHIDQEDRRKPTEENGIDGEEWGKFLHTKNKIYADFEEIRHEIETETERISGSNKGISDEPIHLKIFSPQVVNLTLVDLPGITKVPVGDQPKDIEIQIRELILKYISNPNSIILAVTAANTDMATSEALKVAREVDPDGRRTLAVITKLDLMDAGTDAMDVLMGRVIPVKLGIIGVVNRSQLDINQKKLVADSIRDEHAFLQKKYPSLANRNGTKYLARTLNRLLMHHIRDCLPELKTRINVLAAQYQSLLNSYGEPVEDKSATLLQIITKFAAEYCNTIEGTAKYIETAELCGGARICYIFHETFGRTLESVDPLGGLTTIDVLTAIRNATGPRPALFVPEVSFELLVKRQVKRLEEPSLRCVELVHEEMQRIIQHCSNYSTQELLRFPKLHDAIVEVVTSLLRKRLPVTNEMVHNLVAIELAYINTKHPDFADASGLMNNNIEEQRRNRLRDLPSAVPRDKSLRGPGGQSLSPTETSAHEGEVTKGAASVSQSSSVSDQTDSGTGNWRSMVRKGEEIPAGDRAMPQPLITASPQKGYAVNLLDVPVPVSRKLSAREQRDCEVIERLIKSYFLIVRKNIQDSVPKAVMHFLVNHVKDCLQSELVGQLYKTTLLSDLLTESEDMAQRRNEAADMLKALQKASQVIAEIRETHLW
- the dnm1l gene encoding dynamin-1-like protein isoform X3, with protein sequence MEALIPVINKLQDVFTTVGADTIQLPQIVVVGTQSSGKSSVLESLVGRDILPRGTGVVTRRPLVLQLVHIDQEDRRKPTEENESKKNGRLYKGIDGEEWGKFLHTKNKIYADFEEIRHEIETETERISGSNKGISDEPIHLKIFSPQVVNLTLVDLPGITKVPVGDQPKDIEIQIRELILKYISNPNSIILAVTAANTDMATSEALKVAREVDPDGRRTLAVITKLDLMDAGTDAMDVLMGRVIPVKLGIIGVVNRSQLDINQKKLVADSIRDEHAFLQKKYPSLANRNGTKYLARTLNRLLMHHIRDCLPELKTRINVLAAQYQSLLNSYGEPVEDKSATLLQIITKFAAEYCNTIEGTAKYIETAELCGGARICYIFHETFGRTLESVDPLGGLTTIDVLTAIRNATGPRPALFVPEVSFELLVKRQVKRLEEPSLRCVELVHEEMQRIIQHCSNYSTQELLRFPKLHDAIVEVVTSLLRKRLPVTNEMVHNLVAIELAYINTKHPDFADASGLMNNNIEEQRRNRLRDLPSAVPRDKGAASVSQSSSVSDQTDSGTGNWRSMVRKGEEIPAGDRAMPQPLITASPQKGYAVNLLDVPVPVSRKLSAREQRDCEVIERLIKSYFLIVRKNIQDSVPKAVMHFLVNHVKDCLQSELVGQLYKTTLLSDLLTESEDMAQRRNEAADMLKALQKASQVIAEIRETHLW